In one Brassica oleracea var. oleracea cultivar TO1000 chromosome C9, BOL, whole genome shotgun sequence genomic region, the following are encoded:
- the LOC106317132 gene encoding probable WRKY transcription factor 8, whose amino-acid sequence MSNETKDLNKYHYTSSYNHYNNINSQNMSLPYVSGPCTYNANMISSQIGSDLHSSSQGAFGFGFELSPSSSEFFNPSIDQENGFYNAYNYNTSLKSHEVVGGGGAIAENETRVSASPSSGEAHHHHGEDSGKSLLKREADDGGDKQRSQKVVKTKKNQEKKIREPRVSFMTKTEVDHLEDGYRWRKYGQKAVKNSPYPRSYYRCTTQKCNVKKRVERSYQDPTVVITTYESQHDHPIPTTRRTAMFSGPAASDYKSSSLSPGSNFINTPRSFSHDDLFRVPYSSMNANPNYQQQQNHEFQHGSDYELLKEMFPSVFFKQKP is encoded by the exons ATGTCTAATGAAACCAAAGATCTTAACAAGTATCACTATACTTCATCGTATAATCATTACAACAACATCAACAGCCAAAATATGAGTCTCCCTTACGTTTCTGGTCCATGCACTTATAATGCAAACATGATCTCATCACAAATAGGTTCTGATCTACACTCGAGTTCTCAAGGAGCGTTCGGATTTGGTTTCGAGCTCTCGCCATCTTCCAGCGAGTTTTTTAATCCTTCGATCGATCAAGAAAATGGTTTTTATAATGCTTATAATTATAATACTAGTCTCAAGAGTCATGAAGTTGTCGGTGGTGGTGGTGCAATCGCTGAGAATGAAACTAGGGTTTCTGCATCTCCTTCTTCCGGTGAGGCCCATCATCATCACGGCGAAGATTCTGGCAAAAGCCTGTTGAAAAGAGAAGCTGACGATGGAGGAGATAAACAACGTTCTCAGAAAGT AGTTAAAACAAAGAAGAATCAAGAGAAGAAGATAAGAGAGCCACGAGTCTCGTTTATGACTAAGACCGAAGTTGATCATCTCGAAGACGGCTATCGTTGGAGGAAGTACGGCCAAAAGGCAGTCAAAAACAGTCCCTATCCGAG GAGTTACTATAGATGTACAACGCAGAAGTGCAACGTGAAGAAGAGAGTTGAGAGATCTTACCAAGATCCAACAGTCGTGATCACAACCTACGAGAGTCAACACGACCACCCGATCCCAACCACTCGCCGCACGGCAATGTTTTCTGGACCCGCCGCATCTGATTATAAATCATCATCTCTATCTCCAGGTTCCAATTTCATCAACACTCCAAGAAGCTTCTCACATGATGATCTCTTTCGTGTGCCATACTCAAGCATGAATGCAAACCCTAATTATCAGCAGCAACAAAACCATGAGTTTCAGCATGGTAGTGACTATGAGCTTCTGAAGGAGATGTTTCCTTCGGTTTTTTTCAAACAAAAACCTTGA
- the LOC106314505 gene encoding uncharacterized protein LOC106314505 — translation MAPRPRPAAPAPTYADLFGDGSSFSGPSSSSGTVPDSHTSRRVPSTPPPLPSQMPPPRAPPVAPDQPAPPAAVHPNLRVPAHAPFARYTIEDLLAQPGREGLQVLDPDRPPGTYWWNWSVGITERVKSEFIAKAKTRLCNTVSDWKDKWEIYGYEGKPSGVTKEAWDGLITYWNEPSSIRKANSCSASRRTRDKDGHLPMVHRTGQKPHAGIRFEALEKTGVLPSLSDLFKMTHASPDGVFVDPASEKLFNAVASRVEEQETQLTQQSADGLPVKLSIEEVDRIFEDVATRKKGRTVGIGSVNEVARVTSSYYSRWDQDNNRMQARMDTQQQRLDSLEGLLDVMAVGNPTLQRALAERRAALGMSQPDPEARTYTDPNPSANYFDDDDVGL, via the exons ATGGCTCCTAGACCGAGACCAGCAGCTCCTGCACCTACGTATGCGGATTTGTTTGGCGATGGATCTTCCTTTAGCGGTCCATCGTCTTCTTCCGGGACAGTTCCAGACTCTCACACATCTCGGAGAGTTCCTTCGACCCCTCCTCCTCTTCCATCTCAGATGCCTCCCCCACGAGCTCCACCTGTCGCCCCGGATCAGCCTGCCCCACCGGCTGCAGTTCATCCCAATTTGCGGGTGCCAGCTCATGCACCATTCGCAAGATACACCATCGAGGATTTGCTTGCCCAGCCCGGACGAGAGGGTTTACAAGTTCTGGACCCCGATAGACCCCCGGGTACTTATTG GTGGAACTGGTCCGTAGGAATCACCGAGAGGGTGAAGAGCGAATTTATTGCAAAGGCGAAAACTCGTCTTTGCAACACCGTCTCCGATTGGAAGGACAAGTGGGAGATTTACGGCTATGAGGGGAAGCCGAGCGGGGTCACAAAGGAAGCATGGGATGGCCTCATCACCTATTGGAACGAACCCAGCTCCATCCGCAAAGCCAACTCCTGCTCCGCTTCCCGAAGAACGAGGGATAAAGATGGCCATTTGCCCATGGTTCATAGAACCGGCCAAAAACCTCATGCCGGAATTCGTTTCGAAGCT TTGGAGAAGACGGGAGTTTTGCCATCTCTCTCGGACTTATTCAAGATGACTCACGCCTCACCAGATGGGGTTTTTGTGGATCCTGCATCCGAGAAACTCTTCAACGCTGTGGCGTCTCGGGTTGAAGAGCAAGAGACGCAACTTACCCAACAGTCTGCAGATGGATTACCCGTCAAGTTGTCAATCGAAGAGGTCGACCGGATCTTCGAGGAT GTGGCTACTAGAAAGAAGGGAAGGACGGTCGGAATAGGTTCCGTTAACGAAGTTGCAAGGGTGACTTCGTCATACTATTCGAGATGGGACCAGGACAACAACCGGATGCAGGCTCGCATGGATACCCAGCAGCAGCGTTTGGACTCTCTCGAGGGTTTGCTGGATGTGATGGCGGTGGGAAATCCAACTTTGCAGAGAGCTTTGGCGGAGAGACGAGCAGCTCTCGGGATGAGCCAGCCTGATCCCGAAGCAAGAACATATACAGACCCGAACCCCTCAGCCAACTACTTCGATGACGATGATGTTGGCCTTTAG
- the LOC106316508 gene encoding two-pore potassium channel 2-like, with protein MANGGNEIDPLLQYLLSPRTNPPQPPLFPLPENDDVTVPMPPMTPTEFKNRLIFGPFPRSQRDSSLLIDAISQNLSPPSSFSDTSTVDILLPPPEHNLPPKKTKPTFHRSKTAPAMVAINDLTHPFDLKTERSDSKSVVRQAVALLVVYLSLGVLIYWLNRDSYSVVHTHPVVDGLYFCIVTMCTIGYGDITPDTVLTKMFSILFVLVGFGFVDILLSAMVSYVLDLQENYMLEAAKNDSFDEPERKRSYIIDVKKGRMRIRLKVGLALGVVMLCLGFGVLIMHFVERIDWLDSFYFSVMSVTTVGYGDRAFKTLPGRLLAAVWLLVSTLAVARAFLYLAEARVDKRNRERAKRVLGENMSISQFFAADIDHNGCVSKAEFVIYKLKKMEKITDKDIDPIGNQFDRLDKSNSGRITLLDLLETSTNELPSATSV; from the exons ATGGCCAACGGCGGAAACGAGATTGACCCGTTACTCCAATACCTTCTCAGCCCAAGAACCAACCCACCACAACCGCCTCTCTTTCCCTTACCCGAAAACGACGACGTAACGGTCCCGATGCCGCCAATGACACCAACGGAGTTCAAAAACCGTTTAATCTTCGGCCCGTTCCCTCGCTCCCAACGCGACTCCTCTCTCCTCATCGACGCCATTTCTCAAAACCTCTCGCCGCCGTCCTCCTTCTCCGACACCTCCACCGTCGACATCCTCCTCCCGCCACCGGAACACAACTTACCTCCTAAAAAAACCAAACCGACCTTCCACCGCTCCAAAACAGCTCCCGCCATGGTCGCGATCAACGACCTGACACACCCGTTCGATCTCAAAACGGAGAGATCAGACTCCAAGTCCGTCGTGAGACAAGCCGTTGCTCTCCTCGTCGTCTACCTCTCCTTAGGCGTGCTTATCTACTGGCTGAACCGGGACAGCTACTCGGTGGTCCACACTCACCCCGTCGTCGACGGTTTATACTTTTGCATCGTCACAATGTGCACGATCGGCTACGGCGACATAACTCCAGATACGGTCCTGACAAAGATGTTCTCTATCTTGTTCGTCCTCGTCGGGTTCGGTTTCGTGGATATATTGCTAAGCGCGATGGTTAGTTACGTTCTTGATCTTCAAGAAAACTATATGCTAGAAGCCGCGAAGAACGATAGCTTCGATGAGCCGGAGAGGAAGAGGTCTTATATAATCGATGTGAAGAAAGGGAGGATGAGGATTAGGTTGAAGGTTGGGTTGGCTTTGGGCGTTGTGATGCTGTGTCTTGGATTTGGGGTTTTGATTATGCATTTTGTGGAGAGGATTGATTGGTTGGATTCGTTTTATTTCTCGGTTATGTCGGTTACTACGGTTGGGTATGGAGACAGGGCGTTTAAGACTTTGCCTGGTAGGCTTCTCGCTGCGGTGTGGTTGCTTGTGTCTACTCTGGCTGTTGCGAGAGCGTTTTTGTATTTGGCTGAGGCGAGGGTTGATAAGAGGAATAGGGAGAGGGCTAAGAGAGTGCTTGGTGAGAACATGTCTATCTCTCAGTTCTTTGCTGCTGATATCGACCACAATGGCTGCGTTAG TAAAGCAGAGTTTGTGATATACAAACTAAAGAAGATGGAGAAGATAACCGATAAGGACATTGATCCGATCGGTAACCAGTTTGACAGGCTTGACAAAAGCAATAGTGGAAGGATTACTCTTTTAGACTTATTGGAAACCAGCACCAACGAGTTACCCTCTGCAACTTCGGTTTAG